A region from the Pseudonocardia petroleophila genome encodes:
- a CDS encoding DUF2252 family protein: MAVNEEFVRHDRSAQFREYAERRARGSVETPPLQLTAHERRIHVRQTLLEDHRSRIENRPDGAQLKFDTLAGDAFTFFRGTALLYYRDHAGTDGQLPIVFTIGDVHPENFGVMVNSDGAPFFGVNDFDEAWAAPFSYDVKRGAVGFWIAAAENGERRRDRRRVVRSFVDGYLTALRAYSIDDRSSTFQFRHDTSPKIIRDLLERSMTGRSAFLARYVDPETGRFRPSRKRVPHSSHVAGFQKVVDRYVKDNDLGGVARPKSFFRVLDVARKKGSGTGSLGLDRYWVLLQGWDAEPGSRVVLEFKKARRSALHGLVPVNDVSTVEGDEESARRIVTAHEVHLVNGDPLYGFAEIEGRSFLARERSPYKDGISVADLDLDGMVSYAHVCGQALAQPHARSDAETGIMQGSAETRILSSITPELFCSDVVEFAEFAARRVYADHRMFCEDQSHGAFRYWDAG; encoded by the coding sequence ATGGCAGTCAACGAGGAGTTCGTCCGGCACGACCGATCGGCGCAGTTCCGGGAGTACGCCGAGCGTCGGGCCCGGGGCAGCGTGGAGACCCCGCCGCTGCAGCTCACCGCGCACGAGCGACGCATCCACGTCCGGCAGACGTTGCTGGAGGACCATCGGTCGCGGATCGAGAACCGGCCCGATGGGGCGCAGCTCAAGTTCGACACCCTGGCGGGTGACGCCTTCACCTTCTTCCGGGGCACGGCCCTGCTGTACTACCGCGACCACGCCGGCACCGACGGTCAGCTGCCGATCGTGTTCACCATCGGGGACGTCCATCCCGAGAACTTCGGGGTGATGGTGAACTCCGACGGGGCGCCGTTCTTCGGGGTGAACGACTTCGACGAGGCGTGGGCCGCCCCGTTCTCCTATGACGTGAAGCGTGGTGCGGTGGGTTTCTGGATCGCCGCCGCGGAGAACGGTGAGCGCAGGCGCGACCGGCGCCGCGTCGTGCGGTCGTTCGTGGACGGTTATCTCACGGCGCTGCGGGCCTACTCGATCGACGACCGGTCCAGCACGTTCCAGTTCCGGCACGACACGAGCCCGAAGATCATCCGAGATCTGCTGGAGCGGTCGATGACCGGCCGCAGCGCGTTTCTGGCCCGCTACGTCGACCCGGAGACCGGGCGGTTCCGGCCCAGCCGCAAGCGGGTGCCGCACTCCTCGCACGTGGCCGGGTTCCAGAAGGTCGTCGACCGCTATGTGAAAGACAACGACCTCGGTGGGGTGGCGCGGCCGAAGTCGTTCTTCCGGGTGCTCGACGTGGCCCGGAAGAAGGGCAGCGGCACGGGCAGTCTCGGGCTGGACCGGTACTGGGTGCTGCTGCAGGGCTGGGACGCCGAGCCGGGCAGTCGTGTGGTGCTGGAGTTCAAGAAGGCGCGGCGCTCGGCGCTGCACGGGCTGGTGCCGGTCAACGACGTGAGCACGGTGGAGGGTGACGAGGAGTCGGCCCGGCGGATCGTCACCGCGCACGAGGTGCACCTGGTCAACGGTGACCCGCTCTACGGGTTCGCCGAGATCGAGGGCCGGAGTTTCCTGGCCCGGGAGCGCAGCCCGTACAAGGACGGGATCTCGGTGGCCGATCTCGACCTGGACGGGATGGTCTCCTACGCCCACGTGTGCGGCCAGGCGCTCGCGCAGCCGCACGCCCGCTCCGATGCGGAGACCGGGATCATGCAGGGCAGCGCCGAGACGCGGATCCTGTCCTCGATCACCCCGGAGCTGTTCTGCTCCGATGTGGTGGAGTTCGCCGAGTTCGCCGCCCGCCGGGTCTACGCCGACCACCGGATGTTCTGCGAGGACCAGAGCCACGGCGCGTTCCGGTACTGGGATGCCGGCTGA
- a CDS encoding DMT family transporter, with product MVSVVLAVLAAAASAVAAVLQRKAASTESRRRAAGPGLLLDLACKPVWLGGVAAIVVGFGLHAAALATGPIILVQPILVLELGFALLFAAAVFHSRLHTREWTAIAGMTVGLALLLFSLHPSGGDPGTASAAAWAVGIAITLAVAGLFGWRAHRSPDSPRTTARRPAYLGIATGLGFGLTATLVAAVSSALTDRGITGVLTTWQTYLLVVLGPLVFFSLQRTLQAGRLVVSQPAITLTNPVVAFGFGVGIFGEDVRTGAWLIGALAGFALVAGCTVALARSPLLHDAPVARADRGGPPSV from the coding sequence GTGGTGAGCGTCGTCCTGGCGGTGCTGGCCGCGGCGGCCAGTGCGGTGGCCGCAGTGCTGCAGCGCAAGGCCGCCAGCACCGAGTCCCGCCGCCGCGCGGCCGGGCCCGGCCTGCTGCTCGACCTCGCGTGCAAGCCGGTATGGCTGGGCGGGGTCGCCGCCATCGTCGTCGGCTTCGGGCTGCACGCCGCCGCGCTGGCGACCGGCCCGATCATCCTGGTCCAGCCCATCCTGGTCCTGGAGCTCGGCTTCGCCCTGCTGTTCGCGGCCGCGGTGTTCCACAGCAGGCTGCACACGCGGGAGTGGACGGCGATCGCGGGGATGACCGTGGGGCTGGCCCTGCTGCTGTTCTCGCTGCACCCGTCCGGCGGTGACCCCGGCACGGCATCCGCGGCGGCCTGGGCGGTGGGGATCGCGATCACTCTCGCCGTCGCCGGGCTGTTCGGGTGGCGGGCGCACCGCAGCCCGGACAGTCCCCGCACCACGGCCCGCCGCCCCGCCTACCTCGGGATCGCCACCGGGCTCGGGTTCGGACTCACCGCGACCCTGGTCGCCGCGGTCTCCTCCGCACTCACCGACCGCGGGATCACCGGGGTGCTGACGACCTGGCAGACCTACCTACTCGTCGTGCTGGGACCGCTGGTGTTCTTCTCCCTGCAGCGCACCCTGCAGGCCGGCCGGCTCGTGGTGTCCCAGCCCGCGATCACCCTCACCAACCCGGTCGTGGCGTTCGGGTTCGGGGTTGGGATCTTCGGGGAGGACGTACGGACCGGTGCGTGGCTGATCGGGGCGCTCGCCGGGTTCGCGCTGGTCGCGGGCTGCACCGTGGCGCTGGCCCGGTCGCCGCTGCTGCACGACGCCCCGGTCGCGCGCGCCGACCGGGGCGGGCCGCCGTCCGTCTGA
- the nrfD gene encoding NrfD/PsrC family molybdoenzyme membrane anchor subunit, with translation MTATQPGTRKSRRRDRAMVPEATFTSYYGRPIVKASPWTADIPAYLFLGGLAGASSLLAAGADLAGNTALRRPTRVTALVAILGSLAALVHDLGRPARFHHMLRVAKVTSPMSVGTWILTAYGPMAGLAAVAEAGRLLPRAVADGPVGRALPGAGRAAGAVAALLGPAVASYTAVLLSDTATPAWHDGRRDLPFVFVGSAAAAAGGMAMLATPTAHAGAARRMAVGGAVLDLAMSARMESAMGLSAEPMREGRAGTYRSAARVLTAGGAALAAVAGRRSRAGSALAGAALLAGSACTRFGIFHAGQQSARDPRYTVVAQRRRREAREE, from the coding sequence ATGACTGCCACCCAGCCGGGCACCCGGAAGAGCCGCCGTCGCGACCGGGCGATGGTGCCCGAGGCGACGTTCACCTCCTACTACGGGCGCCCGATCGTCAAGGCCTCGCCGTGGACGGCCGACATCCCGGCGTACCTGTTCCTCGGGGGCCTCGCCGGCGCGTCCTCGCTGCTGGCGGCCGGGGCCGACCTGGCCGGCAACACCGCCCTGCGCCGCCCGACCCGGGTCACCGCCCTCGTGGCCATCCTGGGCAGCCTCGCCGCGCTGGTGCACGACCTCGGCAGACCCGCCCGGTTCCACCACATGCTGCGCGTCGCGAAGGTGACCTCCCCGATGAGCGTCGGGACCTGGATCCTGACCGCCTACGGGCCGATGGCCGGGCTGGCCGCGGTCGCCGAGGCGGGACGGCTCCTACCGCGGGCCGTCGCGGACGGGCCGGTCGGGCGGGCCCTGCCCGGCGCGGGCCGGGCCGCGGGGGCGGTCGCGGCGCTGCTCGGTCCCGCGGTCGCCTCCTACACCGCGGTACTGCTGTCCGACACCGCCACGCCGGCATGGCACGACGGTCGCCGGGACCTGCCGTTCGTGTTCGTGGGCAGCGCCGCCGCCGCAGCGGGCGGCATGGCGATGCTGGCGACGCCGACGGCCCACGCGGGTGCGGCCCGGCGGATGGCCGTCGGCGGCGCCGTGCTCGATCTCGCGATGAGCGCCCGGATGGAGTCGGCGATGGGCCTCTCGGCGGAACCGATGCGGGAAGGGCGCGCGGGCACCTACCGCTCCGCGGCCCGTGTCCTCACCGCGGGCGGAGCGGCGCTGGCCGCCGTCGCAGGCCGCCGCAGTCGCGCGGGATCGGCGCTCGCGGGCGCCGCCCTGCTCGCCGGCTCCGCGTGCACCCGTTTCGGGATCTTCCACGCGGGCCAGCAGTCGGCGCGCGACCCCCGCTACACCGTGGTCGCCCAGCGCCGACGCCGGGAAGCCCGCGAGGAGTAG
- a CDS encoding 4Fe-4S dicluster domain-containing protein, producing MSNHQDPATAVGYVDPPARKGFFTDTSVCIGCKACEVACKEWNAVPEDGMTLTGHSYDNSVGLGASTWRHVAFIEQPSEGKPPESPPNDDSAGAPAVGLGMPAMTRPGADTPAEERTPFRWLMESDVCKHCTHAACLDVCPTGALFRTEFGTVVVQDDICNGCGYCVPACPYGVIERREGPAGDDAVGLAQKCTLCYDRLKCDLEPACAKACPTQSIQFGDLDELRERADARVAALHGTGVADARLYGHDPDDGVGGTGAFFLLLDEPEVYGLPPDPVVTTRDLPQMWRGAALAAATLLAGAVAAFAGGARR from the coding sequence ATGAGCAACCACCAGGATCCGGCCACGGCGGTCGGCTACGTCGACCCGCCCGCGCGCAAGGGCTTCTTCACCGACACCAGCGTCTGCATCGGCTGCAAGGCCTGCGAGGTGGCGTGCAAGGAGTGGAACGCGGTGCCGGAGGACGGCATGACGCTCACGGGCCACTCCTACGACAACAGCGTCGGGCTCGGCGCCTCGACCTGGCGCCACGTCGCGTTCATCGAGCAACCCTCGGAGGGCAAGCCCCCCGAGTCCCCCCCGAACGACGACTCCGCGGGCGCCCCCGCCGTCGGTCTCGGCATGCCCGCGATGACCCGGCCAGGAGCGGACACCCCCGCCGAGGAGCGCACGCCGTTCCGGTGGCTGATGGAGTCCGACGTGTGCAAGCACTGCACCCACGCGGCCTGCCTGGACGTGTGCCCGACCGGGGCGCTGTTCCGCACCGAGTTCGGCACCGTGGTCGTGCAGGACGACATCTGCAACGGCTGCGGCTACTGCGTTCCCGCCTGCCCGTACGGCGTGATCGAGCGCCGCGAAGGCCCCGCCGGCGACGACGCGGTGGGCCTGGCCCAGAAGTGCACGCTGTGCTACGACCGGCTCAAGTGCGACCTGGAGCCGGCCTGCGCGAAGGCCTGCCCGACGCAGTCCATCCAGTTCGGCGACCTCGACGAGCTCCGCGAGCGGGCCGACGCGCGGGTGGCCGCGCTGCACGGGACCGGCGTCGCGGACGCCCGGCTCTACGGCCACGACCCCGACGACGGGGTGGGCGGCACGGGCGCGTTCTTCCTGCTGCTCGACGAGCCCGAGGTCTACGGGCTACCACCGGATCCCGTCGTGACCACCAGGGACCTGCCGCAGATGTGGCGCGGCGCCGCGCTGGCCGCGGCGACGCTGCTGGCCGGGGCCGTCGCCGCGTTCGCCGGGGGTGCGCGCCGATGA